In Brachyhypopomus gauderio isolate BG-103 chromosome 11, BGAUD_0.2, whole genome shotgun sequence, a single genomic region encodes these proteins:
- the LOC143527602 gene encoding electromotor neuron-associated protein 1-like has protein sequence MEIDLGPASAPGAVAMEIRLRGALSAVEEDEDSEDRLQHHGQLHRRGPTSSRGNFYMLIVIGEIATDHQLQIAKQHIERGIRSWDTSPAACDLNHELQLFITRHSAQFSAEVRGF, from the exons ATGGAGATTGATTTGGGCCCAGCGTCGGCTCCAggtgctgttgccatggagattCGTCTTCGAGGCGCGCTTTCGGCTGTTGAGGAGGACGAGGACAGCGAGGACCGGctccagcaccatggacagctccACCGCCGTGGCCCAACATCAAGCCGCGGAAACTTTTACATGTTGATTGTGATAGGTGAGATAGCTACAGACCACCAGCTTCAGATCGCCAAACAGCACATCGAGCGTG GGATCCGCTCATGGGACACCAGCCCGGCAGCATGTGACCTGAACCATGAGCTGCAGCTCTTCATAACTCGACACTCCGCCCAGTTCTctgcagaggtcagag GATTCTGA